A single genomic interval of Rhodopseudomonas palustris harbors:
- a CDS encoding NAD(P)/FAD-dependent oxidoreductase: MSDKPHRIVIVGGGAGGLELATALGNKYGKSDAVRVTLVDRSRTHIWKPLLHAIAAGSLRRSQHELNYLAQAHWHGFHYRLGEMNGLDRARKVIKLAPVIDDEGREINPESELAYDTLVIAIGSVTNDFGTPGARDHAVPLETPEQASRFNKRMVNACLRAQHQHAPIEPGQLHVAIIGAGATGTELAAELHHTAREIIAYGLDKIDPEHDLKIVLIEAAPRILPALPPRISDATLKLLLDLGVEVRTGARVAEVLDHAVRLADGEVIPSELVVWAAGVRAPDFLEGIDGLDTNRINQLVVRPTLQTTRDDNVFGMGDCAACAIPGYENGVPPRAQAAHQEAEFMLEQIEKRLKGEPLGEFRYRDLGSLVSLGKYSAVGNLMGSLVGKSFLIEGYFARFMYRSLYKMHEAALYGRGRTLLSVLSGSTRPTPTVKLH; encoded by the coding sequence ATGAGTGATAAGCCCCATAGGATTGTTATCGTCGGCGGCGGCGCCGGTGGCCTGGAACTCGCCACGGCGCTCGGCAACAAGTACGGTAAGTCGGACGCCGTCCGCGTCACCCTGGTCGACCGCAGCCGCACTCACATCTGGAAGCCGCTATTGCATGCGATTGCCGCCGGCTCGCTGCGCCGCTCCCAGCACGAGCTGAACTATCTGGCCCAGGCGCATTGGCACGGCTTCCATTATCGCCTCGGCGAGATGAATGGTCTCGACCGCGCCCGCAAGGTGATCAAGCTGGCCCCGGTGATCGACGACGAAGGCCGCGAAATCAATCCGGAAAGCGAGCTTGCTTACGACACGCTGGTGATCGCGATCGGAAGCGTTACCAATGATTTCGGCACCCCGGGGGCGCGCGATCACGCGGTGCCGTTGGAGACGCCAGAGCAGGCGTCGCGCTTCAACAAGCGCATGGTCAATGCCTGTCTGCGCGCTCAGCATCAGCACGCCCCGATCGAGCCGGGGCAGCTGCATGTTGCGATCATCGGCGCCGGCGCCACCGGCACCGAACTCGCCGCCGAGCTGCATCACACCGCGCGCGAGATCATCGCCTACGGTCTCGACAAGATCGATCCTGAGCATGACCTCAAGATCGTGCTGATCGAAGCCGCGCCGCGCATTCTGCCGGCGCTGCCGCCGCGTATTTCGGATGCGACGCTCAAGCTGCTGCTCGATCTCGGCGTCGAGGTGCGCACCGGCGCCCGCGTGGCGGAAGTGCTCGACCATGCGGTCCGTCTAGCCGACGGCGAAGTGATCCCGTCGGAGCTGGTGGTGTGGGCGGCCGGCGTGCGCGCTCCGGATTTTCTCGAAGGGATCGACGGCCTGGACACCAACCGCATCAACCAGCTGGTGGTGCGGCCGACGCTGCAGACCACCCGCGACGATAATGTGTTCGGGATGGGCGACTGCGCTGCCTGCGCAATTCCCGGCTACGAGAACGGCGTGCCGCCGCGGGCGCAGGCCGCTCACCAGGAAGCCGAATTCATGCTGGAGCAGATCGAGAAGCGGCTGAAGGGCGAGCCGCTCGGCGAATTCCGCTATCGCGATCTCGGCTCGCTGGTGTCGCTCGGCAAGTATTCCGCAGTCGGCAATCTGATGGGATCGCTGGTCGGTAAGAGCTTTCTGATCGAAGGCTATTTCGCTCGCTTCATGTATCGCTCGCTCTACAAGATGCACGAAGCGGCGCTGTACGGCCGCGGCCGCACCCTGCTCAGCGTGCTGTCTGGCTCCACACGACCCACCCCCACGGTGAAGTTGCACTAG
- a CDS encoding OpgC domain-containing protein: protein MGQGERDLRLDFLRGVGQWMIFVDHIPYNFLNWFTLRNYGFCDAAEFFVYISGYSIGFAYGPAVRAGEMVAATKRLWTRAAQLYVAHIFLFLFFTAQISRAARRFDNPMYKDEFNVAQFLENPDVMIQQALLLKYKPVNLDVLPLYIVLVVAAPLILWGLLRRPTLTLVCSGLLYLVSRHFGWNLPSFPDGHWYFNPFAWQFLFVFGIWCGFGNGPQIRPWVKSLPNQILSWTIVLVALVIALSWNFEALYGLVPESIGKILYPIDKTSLAPVRLIHFLALLAIVVKLLPPDLPALRSEHLRPIILCGQRSLPVFCFGVILAFTAHWILVQVSGSIAMQILVSVGGIGLMTGVAWLATWYRTLPTLVTVPATVPVDHGDEVPAEAEKASIAEPSAPERGPTERA, encoded by the coding sequence ATGGGGCAGGGCGAGCGCGATTTGCGGCTCGATTTCCTGCGCGGCGTCGGCCAGTGGATGATCTTTGTTGATCACATCCCGTACAATTTCCTCAACTGGTTCACGCTGCGCAACTACGGCTTCTGCGACGCCGCTGAATTCTTCGTTTACATCTCCGGCTATTCGATCGGGTTCGCTTACGGACCGGCGGTGCGTGCCGGCGAGATGGTCGCGGCGACCAAGCGACTGTGGACCCGCGCGGCGCAGCTCTATGTCGCGCACATCTTCCTGTTCCTGTTCTTCACCGCGCAGATCTCCCGTGCGGCGCGTCGGTTCGACAATCCGATGTACAAGGACGAGTTCAACGTCGCGCAATTCCTCGAAAATCCTGACGTGATGATCCAGCAGGCGCTGCTGCTGAAGTACAAGCCGGTCAATCTCGACGTGCTGCCGCTGTACATCGTTCTTGTGGTTGCCGCGCCGCTGATCCTGTGGGGCCTGCTGCGAAGGCCGACTCTGACGCTGGTGTGCTCCGGCCTGCTGTACCTCGTCTCTCGCCACTTCGGCTGGAATCTGCCGTCTTTCCCCGACGGACATTGGTATTTCAACCCGTTCGCCTGGCAGTTTCTGTTTGTGTTCGGCATCTGGTGCGGCTTCGGCAATGGCCCGCAAATTCGGCCCTGGGTGAAGTCGCTGCCCAATCAGATCCTGAGCTGGACGATCGTGCTGGTCGCGCTGGTGATCGCGTTGTCGTGGAATTTCGAAGCGCTCTACGGCCTGGTGCCGGAGTCGATCGGCAAGATCCTGTATCCGATCGACAAGACAAGCCTGGCGCCGGTGCGTCTGATCCACTTCCTCGCACTGCTTGCGATCGTCGTGAAGCTACTGCCGCCGGATCTGCCGGCGCTACGCTCCGAGCATCTGCGCCCGATCATCCTGTGCGGCCAGCGCTCGCTGCCGGTGTTCTGCTTCGGTGTGATCCTCGCCTTCACGGCGCATTGGATCCTGGTGCAGGTGTCGGGCAGCATCGCGATGCAGATCCTGGTCAGCGTCGGCGGCATCGGCCTGATGACCGGCGTGGCTTGGCTCGCGACCTGGTACCGGACGCTGCCGACGCTGGTGACGGTGCCTGCGACGGTGCCGGTCGATCACGGCGACGAGGTGCCGGCGGAAGCCGAGAAGGCGTCGATCGCTGAGCCCTCCGCTCCGGAGCGGGGGCCGACCGAGCGCGCTTGA
- a CDS encoding DUF1348 family protein translates to MSRPPLPPFTRETATQKVRMAEDAWNSRDPARVSLAYTPDSRWRNRAEFLQGRDAIVEFLTRKWAREHDYRLIKDLWAFDGRFIAVRFQYEWHDEAGLWYRSYGNEQWEFDDDGLMRRREASINDVAISEGDRRFHWSAPGPRPDDVPGLAAEPF, encoded by the coding sequence ATGTCTCGTCCCCCGTTGCCGCCGTTCACCCGCGAGACCGCAACCCAGAAGGTGCGGATGGCCGAAGATGCCTGGAACTCGCGTGACCCGGCGCGGGTGTCCCTGGCCTACACGCCCGACAGCCGCTGGCGGAATCGCGCCGAGTTTCTGCAAGGCCGCGACGCCATTGTCGAATTCCTGACCCGTAAATGGGCGAGGGAACACGATTATCGGCTGATCAAGGACCTCTGGGCGTTCGACGGTCGGTTCATCGCGGTGCGGTTTCAGTACGAGTGGCACGATGAAGCCGGGCTTTGGTATCGCTCCTATGGCAACGAGCAGTGGGAATTCGACGACGACGGACTGATGCGGCGGCGGGAGGCCTCCATCAACGACGTCGCGATCAGCGAGGGCGACCGCCGCTTCCACTGGTCGGCACCCGGTCCGCGTCCCGACGATGTGCCGGGGCTCGCCGCAGAGCCGTTCTGA
- a CDS encoding TetR/AcrR family transcriptional regulator, whose product MKDRASLLPLLGEVFRTHGYEGASLALITEATGLGKGSLYHFFPGGKKQMAEEVLAEIDGWFEAHIFAPLRDPSDPPAAIAAMLSGVDEYFRSGRRVCLVGVIALGRARDEFAAPVNDYFARWQDALAAALRRCGVSAAAARRRAEDAVLSIQGALVLARARDDAAVFTRALSELKGRLLAA is encoded by the coding sequence ATGAAGGACCGAGCCTCCCTGCTGCCGCTGCTTGGCGAAGTATTTCGGACCCACGGCTACGAAGGGGCGTCGCTGGCGCTGATCACCGAGGCGACTGGGCTCGGCAAGGGGAGCCTGTATCACTTCTTCCCCGGCGGTAAGAAGCAGATGGCCGAAGAGGTGCTGGCCGAGATCGACGGCTGGTTCGAGGCCCACATCTTCGCGCCGCTGCGCGATCCGTCCGATCCTCCTGCCGCCATCGCGGCGATGCTCTCGGGCGTGGACGAATATTTCCGCTCGGGTCGTCGCGTCTGCTTGGTCGGGGTGATCGCGCTCGGCCGTGCGCGCGATGAATTCGCCGCGCCGGTGAACGACTATTTCGCTCGCTGGCAGGACGCGCTGGCGGCGGCGCTACGCCGCTGCGGAGTGTCGGCCGCCGCGGCCCGGCGCCGTGCCGAGGATGCCGTGCTGTCGATCCAGGGCGCCCTGGTGCTGGCGCGCGCGCGCGACGATGCCGCCGTGTTCACACGCGCATTGTCCGAATTGAAAGGGCGACTGCTGGCTGCGTAG
- a CDS encoding YciI family protein, with amino-acid sequence MLYAILCYHDEGFVGSWSREEDAAVMEKLKVVHGKLAEAGRLGPVARLLPTTAATTLRKDSEPPVVIDGPFAETKEQLLGFYVVECDGLDCALEVARDLGRANPGGAYEIRPIGLFMPGTAQP; translated from the coding sequence ATGCTCTACGCCATCCTTTGCTATCACGATGAGGGCTTTGTCGGCTCCTGGAGCCGCGAAGAAGACGCCGCCGTGATGGAGAAGCTGAAGGTGGTGCACGGCAAGCTCGCCGAGGCGGGCCGTCTTGGGCCGGTGGCGCGGCTGCTGCCGACCACCGCGGCGACGACCCTGCGCAAGGATTCCGAGCCGCCCGTCGTGATCGACGGTCCGTTTGCTGAAACCAAGGAGCAACTGCTCGGCTTCTATGTCGTCGAGTGTGATGGTCTCGACTGTGCGCTCGAGGTGGCGCGCGATCTCGGCCGCGCCAATCCCGGCGGGGCTTACGAGATCCGCCCGATCGGGCTGTTCATGCCGGGGACGGCGCAGCCATGA
- a CDS encoding RNA polymerase sigma factor: protein MTDLAWIETAITAARPQAIGALLRYFRDLDTAEEAFQNACLRALNAWPQNGPPRDPTAWLIMVGRNVAIDDLRRGTKQQPLPDDAVISDLDDAEDALAERLDGSHYRDDILRLLFICCHPELPPTQQIALALRIVSGLTVPQIARAFLVTDAAMEQRITRAKAKVARAGVPFETPGAVERAERLGAVAAMIYLLFNEGYSAAGETAGVRAPLCEEAIRLARLLLRLFPSEPEIMGLTALMLLQHARAPARFDSGGTIVLLEDQDRSLWNGTMIAEGLALIDKAMRHRCTGAYQIQAAIGALHARAPRYEDTDWAQIDLLYGSLEILQPSPVITLNRAVAVAKLRGPEAALAMIAPFEARLGSYFHYFGAKGALLLQQGRCDEARTAFDRAIALARTPAEVSHIRMHLDRLMREADAAGRASA, encoded by the coding sequence ATGACCGACCTCGCCTGGATCGAAACCGCGATCACCGCGGCGCGGCCCCAGGCGATCGGCGCGCTGCTGCGCTACTTCCGCGATCTCGACACCGCCGAGGAGGCGTTCCAGAACGCCTGCCTGCGGGCGCTGAATGCCTGGCCGCAGAATGGGCCGCCGCGTGACCCTACAGCATGGCTGATTATGGTCGGCCGCAATGTTGCGATCGACGATCTGCGGCGCGGCACGAAGCAACAGCCGCTTCCTGATGACGCGGTGATTTCCGATCTCGACGATGCCGAGGACGCGCTCGCCGAGCGGCTCGACGGCTCGCATTATCGCGACGACATCCTGCGGCTGCTCTTCATCTGCTGTCACCCCGAGCTGCCGCCGACCCAGCAGATCGCACTGGCGCTGCGCATCGTCTCGGGACTGACCGTGCCGCAGATCGCGCGGGCGTTCCTGGTGACCGATGCGGCGATGGAGCAGCGCATCACCCGCGCCAAGGCCAAGGTTGCGCGGGCCGGCGTACCGTTCGAGACCCCCGGCGCAGTCGAGCGCGCCGAGCGTCTCGGCGCGGTGGCGGCGATGATCTATCTCCTCTTCAACGAGGGCTATTCGGCCGCGGGCGAGACCGCCGGGGTCCGCGCGCCGCTGTGCGAGGAGGCGATCCGGCTGGCGCGCCTGTTGCTGCGGCTGTTTCCGTCCGAGCCGGAGATCATGGGGCTGACGGCGCTGATGCTGCTACAGCACGCCCGGGCGCCAGCGCGGTTCGATTCCGGCGGCACGATCGTGCTGCTGGAGGATCAGGACCGTAGCTTGTGGAACGGCACGATGATTGCCGAGGGGCTAGCGCTGATCGACAAGGCGATGCGTCACCGCTGCACCGGCGCGTATCAGATCCAGGCGGCGATCGGCGCGCTGCACGCACGCGCGCCGCGCTATGAGGACACGGATTGGGCGCAGATCGATCTGCTGTACGGCTCGCTCGAAATCCTGCAGCCGTCACCGGTGATCACGCTCAACCGCGCGGTGGCGGTGGCCAAGCTGCGCGGACCGGAAGCGGCGCTGGCGATGATCGCGCCATTCGAAGCCCGGCTCGGCAGTTACTTTCATTACTTCGGTGCCAAAGGCGCGCTACTGCTGCAGCAAGGACGCTGCGACGAAGCGCGCACCGCGTTCGACCGGGCGATCGCCCTTGCCCGCACTCCGGCCGAGGTCTCGCACATCCGGATGCATCTCGACCGGCTGATGCGGGAGGCCGACGCGGCCGGGCGTGCGAGCGCGTAG
- a CDS encoding SDR family NAD(P)-dependent oxidoreductase has translation MTASSPHVALVTGAARGIGLAAAKRFLADGWSVALLDRDDDGLRAAMQALALPERTIALHCDVADRGSVARDIAAVTERFGRLDALVNNAGIAVFKPLMETTPDEWQRVMDVNLTGPFLMTQAAVPLMRDSGGGAIVNITSISSLRASTLRVAYGSSKAGLAHFTKQCAVELAALGIRVNGVAPGPVDTAMAKQVHTADIRSDYRDAIPMARYGLEEELAEAIFFLCSDRASYITGQILAVDGGFDAAGIGLPSLRGERKNS, from the coding sequence ATGACCGCATCCTCGCCCCATGTCGCGCTGGTAACCGGAGCCGCTCGCGGCATCGGACTCGCAGCGGCCAAGCGCTTTCTCGCCGACGGCTGGTCGGTGGCGCTGCTCGACCGCGACGATGACGGACTGCGCGCCGCAATGCAGGCGTTGGCCCTGCCCGAACGCACCATTGCGCTGCATTGTGACGTCGCCGATCGCGGGTCGGTCGCCCGCGACATCGCTGCGGTCACTGAGCGGTTCGGACGGCTCGATGCGCTCGTCAACAACGCCGGCATTGCGGTGTTCAAGCCGCTGATGGAGACGACGCCGGACGAATGGCAGCGGGTGATGGACGTCAACCTGACCGGTCCGTTCCTGATGACCCAGGCCGCGGTGCCGCTGATGCGCGACTCCGGCGGGGGCGCGATCGTCAACATCACATCGATCTCGTCGCTCCGTGCCTCGACCCTGCGCGTCGCCTACGGGTCGAGCAAAGCCGGGCTGGCGCACTTCACCAAGCAGTGCGCGGTCGAACTCGCCGCGCTCGGCATCCGCGTCAACGGCGTTGCGCCCGGTCCGGTCGACACCGCAATGGCCAAGCAGGTCCACACTGCGGACATCCGGTCCGACTATCGCGACGCGATTCCGATGGCACGCTACGGCCTCGAGGAGGAGCTGGCGGAGGCCATCTTCTTCCTGTGCAGCGATCGCGCCAGCTACATCACCGGACAAATTCTAGCGGTGGACGGCGGCTTCGACGCCGCCGGCATCGGCCTGCCGTCGCTGCGCGGTGAACGCAAAAATAGTTAG
- a CDS encoding DUF2934 domain-containing protein, with amino-acid sequence MQDELEERIRHRAQELWHAQGQPEGRSEEFWLQAENEVRGEKETYDQLKSDPSITTNS; translated from the coding sequence ATGCAAGACGAACTCGAAGAACGCATTCGCCATCGTGCCCAAGAGCTGTGGCATGCTCAGGGGCAGCCCGAGGGACGCAGCGAGGAATTCTGGTTGCAGGCTGAAAACGAAGTCCGCGGCGAGAAGGAAACCTACGACCAACTGAAGTCGGATCCGAGCATCACGACCAACAGCTGA
- a CDS encoding YciI family protein, which translates to MRFMMLMIPKGYEAAKPGVIPEADAVAAMMKYNEALQQSGVLITCDGLHPPSMGARVSFDTGKPVVTDGPFAEVKEVLGGYWMIEVASREEAIAWATRCPAGPNEIIEIRQVQEMADFPAEMQSELAGFEAMQAAGRR; encoded by the coding sequence ATGCGTTTCATGATGCTGATGATCCCGAAGGGATACGAGGCGGCGAAGCCCGGGGTGATACCGGAAGCCGATGCCGTCGCGGCGATGATGAAATACAACGAGGCGCTGCAGCAATCCGGTGTCCTGATTACTTGCGACGGCTTGCATCCGCCGTCGATGGGCGCGCGCGTCAGCTTCGACACCGGCAAGCCGGTGGTTACCGATGGACCGTTCGCCGAAGTCAAGGAAGTGCTCGGCGGCTATTGGATGATCGAGGTGGCCTCGCGCGAGGAGGCGATCGCCTGGGCGACGCGCTGCCCCGCCGGGCCGAACGAGATCATCGAAATCCGCCAGGTGCAGGAGATGGCCGACTTTCCGGCCGAGATGCAGAGCGAACTGGCCGGCTTCGAGGCCATGCAGGCGGCCGGACGGCGCTGA
- a CDS encoding TetR/AcrR family transcriptional regulator produces MSWRKEQGRAERGYHHGNLKEALLQAALGLIAEKGPGGFTFADAARMAGVSPAAPYRHFRDRDELLSNIAQRGFELFEQVLTKAWDDGRPDTVTAFMRVGRAYLAFARSEPAYYSAMFESGVPIDVNPMLLTASERAFNVIRAAAERLAALTPPGVTRPPALMMALHIWSMSHGIASLFGRGDAARRKLPMAPEELLEASVLIYLRGLGFSTDSASAAEKPAEPKRSGPWGPAA; encoded by the coding sequence ATGAGCTGGCGCAAGGAACAGGGCCGCGCCGAGCGCGGCTACCATCACGGCAATCTCAAGGAAGCGCTGCTGCAGGCAGCGCTTGGGCTGATCGCGGAGAAGGGCCCCGGCGGCTTCACCTTCGCCGACGCCGCGCGGATGGCCGGCGTCAGCCCGGCTGCGCCGTATCGCCATTTCCGCGATCGCGACGAGCTGCTGTCCAACATCGCCCAGCGCGGCTTCGAACTGTTCGAACAGGTGCTGACGAAAGCCTGGGACGACGGCCGTCCCGACACCGTCACCGCGTTCATGCGGGTCGGGCGGGCCTATCTGGCGTTCGCCCGGAGCGAGCCGGCGTACTATTCGGCGATGTTCGAATCCGGTGTTCCAATCGACGTTAATCCGATGCTTCTGACCGCTTCGGAACGCGCCTTCAACGTGATCCGCGCCGCTGCCGAGCGTCTGGCGGCGTTGACACCGCCCGGCGTGACCCGGCCGCCGGCGCTTATGATGGCGTTGCACATCTGGTCGATGTCGCACGGCATAGCCTCGCTGTTCGGCCGCGGCGATGCCGCGCGGCGCAAACTGCCGATGGCGCCCGAGGAGCTGCTGGAGGCCAGCGTGTTGATCTACCTGCGGGGTCTCGGGTTCTCGACCGACTCTGCGTCGGCGGCCGAAAAGCCTGCAGAACCAAAGCGATCCGGCCCCTGGGGCCCGGCTGCTTGA
- a CDS encoding DUF2852 domain-containing protein, producing MANAADYERWGPAGARYQPALRSSWSPGWILLTVAGFIVWWPIGLALLFYTLWSRNMGCWDRDRFAGKMERMQWKMERMRNRMDRGGFGFGPPTSGNRAFDEYRMETLRRLEEEQVQFKEFLDRLRHAKDKEEFDAFMAQHRTKPNPSPDNSAQG from the coding sequence ATGGCCAACGCCGCTGACTACGAACGATGGGGTCCCGCCGGGGCGCGCTACCAGCCCGCGCTACGGTCGTCCTGGAGTCCGGGCTGGATCCTTCTGACGGTGGCCGGCTTCATCGTCTGGTGGCCGATTGGCCTTGCACTTCTCTTCTACACACTCTGGAGCAGAAACATGGGTTGCTGGGATCGCGATCGCTTCGCGGGCAAGATGGAGCGGATGCAGTGGAAGATGGAGCGGATGCGCAACCGCATGGATCGCGGCGGCTTCGGCTTCGGCCCGCCGACGAGCGGCAACCGCGCGTTCGATGAATATCGGATGGAGACGCTGCGCCGGCTCGAAGAAGAGCAGGTCCAGTTCAAGGAATTCCTCGACCGCCTGCGCCACGCCAAGGACAAGGAAGAGTTCGACGCGTTCATGGCGCAGCACCGGACCAAGCCGAATCCGTCGCCCGACAATTCGGCGCAGGGCTGA
- a CDS encoding carboxymuconolactone decarboxylase family protein, producing the protein MIPRLNPAAAAPDAYKAMVALEKYIQGSGLEPSLIELVKMRASQINGCAFCLDMHSKDARARGESEQRLYLLNAWRESPLYTDRERAALGWTEALTLVAQTQAPDQDYAAVKSHFSDAEQVNLTLLIGAINTWNRIAIGFRLLHPTPAVAHAKAS; encoded by the coding sequence ATGATACCGCGCCTCAACCCCGCCGCTGCCGCGCCAGACGCCTACAAGGCGATGGTCGCGCTGGAAAAATACATCCAGGGCAGCGGCCTCGAGCCGAGCTTGATCGAACTGGTCAAGATGCGCGCCTCGCAGATCAACGGCTGCGCATTCTGTCTCGACATGCACAGCAAGGACGCCCGCGCCCGTGGCGAGAGCGAGCAGCGGCTGTATCTGCTTAATGCCTGGCGGGAATCGCCGCTCTACACCGATCGTGAGCGCGCCGCGCTCGGCTGGACCGAAGCGCTGACACTGGTCGCGCAAACCCAGGCGCCGGACCAGGACTACGCGGCCGTGAAGTCGCATTTCAGCGACGCCGAACAGGTCAATCTGACGTTGCTGATCGGGGCGATCAACACCTGGAACAGGATCGCGATCGGCTTCCGGCTGCTGCATCCGACCCCAGCCGTCGCGCATGCCAAGGCCTCCTGA
- a CDS encoding sigma-70 family RNA polymerase sigma factor encodes MPRPPDPAMSDDAAASFAPLRPRLLRVAYRMLGSISEAEDVVQDAYLRWHRSDRRDVRDPAGFLTRTVTRLCLDVLKSARQQRETYVGPWLPEPIIAPELEPDGDDITLTLMLALERLSPLERAAFLLHDVFGVGFDEIGTTLGRDAAACRQLAARARAHVRAERPRFPVSAEQGQAIAAAFFQASRSGDLAALTSLLANEVVFVSDGGGKRPAAINPVHGSDRVTRLLVGIARKAPPGASSLLAVQLIDGLPGFVSREPDGLIQTTALEMTDGRIVAIYVVRNPDKLRHLIPVQPSAGLH; translated from the coding sequence ATGCCAAGGCCTCCTGATCCAGCTATGTCCGACGATGCCGCAGCGAGCTTCGCGCCGCTGCGGCCGCGGCTGTTGCGCGTCGCCTATCGGATGCTGGGCTCGATCAGCGAAGCCGAAGACGTCGTGCAGGACGCTTACTTGCGCTGGCACCGCAGCGATCGTCGCGACGTTCGCGATCCGGCGGGCTTTCTCACGCGCACCGTCACGCGCCTGTGCCTCGACGTGCTGAAGTCCGCTCGGCAGCAGCGCGAGACCTATGTGGGGCCGTGGCTGCCGGAGCCGATCATTGCCCCGGAGCTTGAGCCTGATGGCGATGACATCACCCTCACTTTGATGCTGGCGCTCGAGCGGCTGTCGCCACTGGAGCGGGCCGCATTCTTGCTCCACGACGTGTTCGGTGTCGGCTTCGATGAGATCGGAACGACGCTCGGACGTGATGCGGCCGCCTGCCGCCAGCTTGCGGCGCGAGCCCGGGCGCATGTCCGTGCTGAGCGGCCGCGCTTTCCGGTCTCGGCAGAGCAGGGGCAGGCGATCGCCGCGGCGTTCTTCCAGGCTTCGCGGAGCGGCGATCTCGCCGCGCTGACGTCGCTGCTCGCGAACGAGGTCGTCTTTGTCAGCGATGGCGGTGGCAAACGGCCGGCAGCGATCAACCCGGTGCATGGCAGCGATCGGGTGACACGCCTGCTTGTCGGCATCGCGCGTAAGGCGCCGCCGGGGGCGAGTTCGCTGCTTGCGGTTCAGCTGATTGACGGCCTGCCGGGCTTCGTCTCGCGCGAGCCGGACGGGCTGATCCAGACCACAGCGCTCGAAATGACGGATGGTCGGATCGTCGCGATCTATGTGGTCCGGAACCCTGACAAGCTTCGGCATCTGATCCCCGTGCAGCCCTCCGCCGGTCTGCACTGA
- the tolQ gene encoding protein TolQ, translating to MNPADVTQLAPAVSTDVSLLSLFWHAHWVVKSIMLGLLGCSVWVWAIAIDKLLLFSRTKRAMDRFEQAFWSGESIDELYRALSAKPTHSMAACFVAAMREWKRSFESHSRSFAGLQMRIEKVMNVSIAREVERLERRLLVLATVGSAGPFVGLFGTVWGIMSSFQSIAASKNTSLAVVAPGIAEALFATAIGLIAAIPATIFYNKFTSEVNRQTQRLEGFADEFSAILSRQIDERT from the coding sequence ATGAACCCGGCCGACGTGACACAGCTTGCTCCGGCGGTCTCCACGGACGTGTCGCTGCTGTCGTTGTTCTGGCACGCCCACTGGGTCGTGAAGTCGATCATGCTCGGGCTGCTCGGCTGCTCGGTCTGGGTCTGGGCCATCGCGATCGACAAACTGCTGCTATTCTCCCGCACCAAGCGCGCAATGGATCGCTTCGAACAGGCGTTCTGGTCCGGCGAGTCGATCGACGAGCTGTACCGCGCACTGTCGGCGAAGCCGACGCATTCGATGGCCGCGTGTTTCGTCGCCGCGATGCGCGAGTGGAAGCGCTCGTTCGAAAGCCATTCGCGCTCGTTCGCCGGCCTGCAGATGCGGATCGAGAAGGTGATGAACGTCTCGATCGCCCGCGAGGTCGAACGGCTGGAGCGCCGCCTGCTGGTGCTGGCGACCGTCGGCTCGGCCGGCCCGTTCGTCGGTCTGTTCGGCACGGTCTGGGGCATCATGTCGAGCTTCCAGTCGATTGCCGCGTCGAAGAACACTTCGCTGGCTGTGGTCGCGCCCGGTATCGCCGAGGCGCTGTTCGCCACCGCGATCGGCCTGATCGCCGCAATTCCGGCGACAATTTTCTACAATAAGTTCACGTCGGAAGTGAACCGGCAGACGCAGCGGCTGGAAGGCTTCGCCGACGAGTTCTCGGCGATCCTGTCGCGGCAGATCGACGAGCGCACGTGA
- a CDS encoding biopolymer transporter ExbD, producing MGMNVATGGGGGRRRGGRRPVMAEINVTPMVDVMLVLLIIFMVAAPLLTTSIDIDLPVARGGNQIQSNSPPLTLSVKRTGGTCNSQVELYLGDSPIAASELEAKMKAIRETRSETDNVVYLRGDKDVCYTDMMKLLGNIRTAGFKANIVIVPEQGS from the coding sequence ATGGGAATGAACGTAGCCACTGGCGGCGGAGGCGGCCGGCGTCGCGGCGGGCGACGCCCGGTGATGGCGGAGATCAACGTCACCCCGATGGTCGACGTGATGCTGGTGCTGCTGATCATCTTCATGGTCGCGGCGCCGCTACTCACCACCTCGATCGATATCGATCTGCCGGTCGCCCGTGGCGGCAATCAGATCCAGTCGAACTCGCCGCCGCTGACCCTGTCGGTCAAGCGCACCGGCGGCACCTGTAACTCGCAGGTCGAGCTGTATCTCGGTGATAGCCCGATCGCGGCATCCGAGCTTGAAGCCAAGATGAAGGCGATCCGCGAGACCCGGTCGGAGACCGACAACGTGGTGTATCTCCGGGGCGACAAGGACGTCTGCTATACGGACATGATGAAGCTGCTTGGCAACATCCGGACCGCGGGCTTCAAGGCCAACATCGTCATCGTTCCCGAACAGGGGAGTTGA